A single window of Rhodamnia argentea isolate NSW1041297 chromosome 5, ASM2092103v1, whole genome shotgun sequence DNA harbors:
- the LOC115740008 gene encoding protein PLANT CADMIUM RESISTANCE 2-like: protein MSSSSKPYDAEGQPWSTGLCDCFTDVKSCCITIWCPCITFGRISEIVDKGTSSCIANGAIFALIHHLTLCACLYSCLYRTKLKQEFGLRENRCHDCLAHTFCLYCALCQEYRELKSRGFDMERGWEGNARQQKELAMAPKVEGDMRR, encoded by the exons ATGAGCAGCTCAAGCAAACCCTACGATGCCGAAGGACAACCTTGGAGTACTGGCCTCTGCGACTGCTTCACCGACGTCAAAAGCT GCTGCATCACCATCTGGTGCCCATGCATCACCTTCGGACGGATATCAGAGATCGTGGACAAAGGGACAAGCT CTTGCATCGCGAATGGCGCAATCTTTGCGCTGATCCACCACCTGACTTTGTGCGCATGCCTCTATTCATGCCTCTACCGAACCAAACTGAAACAAGAGTTCGGGTTGAGGGAAAATCGGTGCCATGACTGCTTAGCCCACACCTTCTGCTTGTATTGCGCGCTTTGTCAAGAGTACCGAGAGCTCAAGAGCCGCGGATTCGACATGGAGAGGG GATGGGAAGGAAACGCCAGGCAACAGAAAGAACTGGCAATGGCCCCAAAGGTGGAAGGCGACATGAGGCGCTAG